The following proteins come from a genomic window of Vallitaleaceae bacterium 9-2:
- a CDS encoding ribonuclease III domain-containing protein, with protein MEKFIETFLKQAGEDFDAIDIKQYSPLTLAYLGDSVYDFLIKFYIVQQGNRSVNELHALTKKYVKASEQAKILNHIMPSLSKEEQRIVKWGRNAKSQSVPKHATRSDYQMATAFECLLGYLAMTKNYQRLLECVVKGIKHE; from the coding sequence GTGGAGAAGTTTATTGAAACCTTTTTAAAACAAGCAGGAGAAGATTTTGATGCAATAGACATCAAACAATATTCACCATTAACATTAGCTTACTTAGGTGATTCTGTTTATGATTTTTTGATAAAATTTTATATTGTACAGCAAGGAAACCGTTCAGTTAATGAATTACATGCATTAACAAAAAAGTATGTAAAAGCATCTGAACAGGCAAAGATTTTGAATCACATTATGCCTAGCCTTTCCAAAGAGGAACAGCGGATTGTTAAATGGGGACGAAATGCCAAGAGCCAGTCAGTCCCTAAACATGCAACACGAAGTGACTATCAGATGGCAACGGCATTTGAATGTTTGTTAGGATATTTAGCAATGACAAAAAACTATCAGCGACTGCTAGAATGTGTAGTCAAGGGGATTAAACATGAGTAA
- the rlmB gene encoding 23S rRNA (guanosine(2251)-2'-O)-methyltransferase RlmB — MNKQENNSSSLIIEGRNAVNEALKADRSIDKLFIQDQVSKEGPLKSIIAKARKKGIVINFESKERLDARASSHKHQGVVAYVAAYDYVSIDDILAIAEKKGESPYVMILDGIEDPHNLGAIIRTANVVGVHGVIIPKRRAVGLTDTVVKTSAGAIEYTPVCKVTNISQAIQELKDKGLWIVGADMDGQIMYDVDMKGALAIVIGSEGEGLSKLVREHCDFVAQIPMQGEISSLNASVAAGVLMYEGYRQRRG; from the coding sequence ATGAATAAACAAGAGAACAATTCGTCATCCCTCATTATTGAAGGGAGAAATGCAGTTAACGAGGCTTTAAAAGCTGATCGAAGCATTGACAAACTTTTTATACAAGATCAAGTCAGTAAAGAAGGTCCCTTAAAAAGTATTATTGCAAAAGCTAGAAAAAAAGGGATTGTTATTAACTTTGAATCCAAGGAACGTTTGGATGCTCGAGCAAGCTCACATAAGCATCAAGGCGTCGTTGCTTATGTGGCGGCTTATGATTACGTATCTATTGATGATATCCTTGCTATTGCTGAGAAAAAAGGGGAATCGCCATATGTTATGATTCTTGATGGAATTGAAGATCCCCACAATTTAGGCGCAATCATTCGTACGGCTAATGTGGTTGGAGTACATGGTGTGATTATCCCTAAAAGACGCGCAGTTGGTTTGACGGACACTGTAGTAAAAACAAGTGCAGGAGCCATTGAATATACCCCAGTATGTAAAGTGACCAATATCTCTCAAGCGATACAAGAGCTTAAAGATAAAGGGCTGTGGATTGTTGGGGCGGACATGGATGGACAGATAATGTATGATGTAGATATGAAGGGTGCCCTTGCGATTGTTATTGGAAGTGAAGGGGAAGGTTTATCTAAATTAGTACGGGAGCATTGTGACTTTGTTGCGCAAATTCCTATGCAAGGTGAAATTTCTTCTTTGAATGCATCGGTTGCAGCTGGCGTTCTTATGTATGAGGGATATAGACAACGCCGAGGGTAA
- a CDS encoding polysaccharide biosynthesis protein encodes MSKQSTTLIRGTLILTLAGIFAKIISAFYKVPLERFTGTVGLGYYQNIYGLYSLLTAASLIGIPNSISKLVAEEIAKNNYRKAHDIFRYALIITGSIGLLISGVLIFLGDGIRQVMDWDDGSQYALLGMGIAPFFISIAGAIRGYLQGMQQMAPTAISQIIENTVKVIIGISLVYILLEQGYDIPVAIGGAALGVSLGFVFSAFFLLMAYLKQHKEIMLKVGTQSSDEHFSKVFKKIAMIAVPITVASAALSIMLAIDAATLPKLLNTQVFMEGEWLSEGTYINGIIGKIQTIINVPLVLSVSLIISIVPTISATNARETKDALKKKIIEGIEIAVKLALPATFGIAILAKPILNFVYQEPEGYRYLQIMAVGLVFMILGQSMTGILQGLSKYYTALNIVLVSALVKLILNVFFIQTEMNGYGVTLATVIYYMLITILSYYNIKKCVDIKTNIFHTYGKPLIASSIMGIFTYLGYLGIHFLLHSNAAALLMSVCIGIIVYLVAMIMLKAFSEEELLLIPRGNKLVEWFAKDKKI; translated from the coding sequence ATGAGTAAACAATCAACAACTTTGATTAGAGGGACACTGATATTAACACTAGCCGGAATTTTTGCAAAAATCATTAGTGCATTTTATAAAGTGCCTCTCGAACGTTTTACCGGTACAGTTGGTCTTGGGTATTATCAAAATATTTATGGCCTATATAGTTTGTTAACTGCGGCTTCATTGATAGGTATTCCAAATTCGATTTCTAAGTTAGTGGCTGAAGAAATAGCAAAAAATAACTATCGAAAAGCACATGATATTTTTCGATATGCTTTAATTATAACGGGCTCCATTGGTTTGTTGATTTCAGGAGTATTAATCTTTTTAGGAGATGGAATACGCCAAGTTATGGATTGGGATGATGGAAGCCAATATGCACTTTTGGGAATGGGTATTGCACCTTTTTTTATATCAATTGCAGGGGCTATTCGTGGATACTTGCAGGGAATGCAGCAGATGGCACCGACAGCGATTTCACAAATCATTGAAAATACCGTCAAAGTCATTATAGGAATCAGCTTAGTGTATATACTCCTAGAACAAGGTTATGATATTCCGGTTGCCATTGGTGGTGCGGCATTAGGTGTGTCCTTAGGCTTTGTGTTTTCCGCCTTTTTCTTACTCATGGCATATTTGAAACAACACAAAGAGATTATGCTTAAGGTAGGAACACAAAGTTCAGATGAACATTTTAGCAAGGTGTTTAAAAAGATTGCCATGATTGCTGTTCCGATTACGGTAGCAAGTGCAGCTTTATCCATTATGTTGGCCATTGATGCAGCAACGCTTCCCAAACTTCTAAATACACAGGTGTTTATGGAGGGGGAGTGGTTATCGGAAGGGACCTACATTAATGGAATTATCGGTAAGATTCAGACCATTATTAATGTGCCCTTAGTTTTAAGTGTATCCCTGATTATAAGCATCGTACCGACCATTTCTGCAACGAATGCACGAGAGACAAAAGATGCGCTTAAGAAAAAAATTATTGAAGGTATAGAGATTGCCGTAAAACTTGCTTTACCGGCAACTTTTGGTATTGCAATTCTTGCCAAGCCGATTCTTAACTTTGTGTATCAAGAACCGGAAGGTTATCGTTATCTTCAGATTATGGCGGTTGGATTGGTATTCATGATTTTGGGTCAATCAATGACAGGAATATTACAGGGGTTATCAAAGTACTATACAGCACTAAACATTGTCTTGGTGAGTGCCCTCGTTAAATTGATTCTTAATGTGTTTTTTATTCAAACAGAAATGAATGGATACGGTGTCACATTGGCTACAGTGATTTACTATATGCTTATTACAATTCTTAGTTATTATAATATAAAAAAATGTGTGGACATAAAAACGAACATTTTTCATACGTATGGAAAACCTCTTATTGCATCTTCAATTATGGGAATCTTTACGTATCTGGGATATCTAGGCATACATTTTTTGCTTCATAGCAATGCGGCAGCCTTATTGATGAGTGTGTGTATTGGCATTATCGTCTATTTGGTGGCCATGATTATGTTAAAAGCATTCTCCGAAGAAGAACTTTTACTCATTCCGCGAGGCAATAAGCTGGTAGAATGGTTTGCCAAAGATAAAAAAATATAG